GGAACTCTGCGACGAGACAGCTGCCTCACGTCCGGACAGGCCCCTGCCCGTGTTAGAGATCTCCCATCTGTGTGGCACCGCGACCATCGGTCAGCTTCCAACCCGTGCAAACCCGAATCCAACAATGTCCAACCAAATCGACACCCGGCTCGACACCGGCTCACTCACCGTCGAGCTGTTCGTCTGCGCATCGATGTACGGAACGTACGAGAAACAGAACGACATCATCCATCGGATCGATCGACTCGCCGACCGGGGTGTTGTCGACGAGTTCGACCGGTACACCTGGGCGCGCGAACTCTCACCCGCTGCCGAAGACACCTGGTGTGAGTTCGCTCGCGAGAAGTACGAGGAGTTCACCCGATGGGCCGAGCTGTCCAACCGGACACTCGAGCCCGCGTTCACGAGACGGTCGGTCTCCAACGATTTCGTCGGCGAACACTACGAGGTCATCCAGTTCCCGATACTCTCCATCGCGGTCTACGCGGGGGACAGACTGGTTCGACTTTCCCCGTCCGTCGACGCGGATGGTGTCGCCTACACCGTCGGGGACTGCCTCTCCGAACTCGAACAACTGGCAGAACAGCAGGTCCGCCAACCCCAACACGTTCCCGGACCGTAACTGAACGTCTACCGTATCCGAACACCCATCACCGTTTCCAGACACCCACCACCGTTTCAGCAATTCTCGGAGCCAGTACCGGTTCGAACAGCGCTGGCGTCGGCCGCAGGCAGAAGCAGACAGTGTCCGGATCGGGACGGTTCGAAGTTCTCGAGCGTGCCCGCCAGTCGGTGGCTCTGTGACAGCTGAACGCTGCCTCCCGTTCGAGTGAGAGCCCTGTAACCAACAGACAGATTGTTGGTTAAAGCACTCATTCCGCCTCGCACCGCTCTCGCCACTTCGTCGGTGAGTCACCCCCTTCACACGGCTCGGCGAGTCACGCCCACCCCCTCACCCCACACCCACCACCGTTTCAGCAATTTCACTGGTAATCGAATACTACCCGGACGATGGGGACACCCACCACCGTTTCGAGAATTCGGACGGCAGTCTCTGGAGGTAGTAGCCGATTACATCTGGCGGGTGGGTCGAGGAACTCGTGCTGCCGTGTCGGCTGGAGAGCCGCTCCAGCTCGGGGACACACACCACCATTTCGAGAATTCCTGTCCGTGTGCGGCCGAGCCGAGTAACCCACTTCTACCGATTGCGGGAGAGAGAACCCACCGAATGTCGGGACATCCCCACCACCGTTTCGGGAATTCGAGACGGAGTATCGGAGTCGAGACGGGGAATCGGAGTCGAGATGGAGAGATTGAGTCGTGACGAGCAATGGAGGGTCGCGTCGTTCCAGCTGTTCAGTCTTTGGATCTGGGGAGATTCATGAGGGAGAACGGTGAACACGTCCGCCGGTGTATCACGACGACGGACAGCTACCACTGTCGACGGGTAGCCACCACTGTTGACGGACACCCGGCACTGTCGACGGACACCCACCACTGTTTCGGCAATTAATCCAGACACGGGGAACTGGTTAGTCGAACTCAGCCACCTGCCCGGGCCCACCCACACCACCGTTTCAGCAATTCCCCGGTGGAACTCCCTCCGCACACGACCCGTGTAAAGATAGTCGAGAACCGAACTTTGGTGTTCGAGAACAAGACAGGGGTGTCGAACAGCTGCCAGTTGCGACACGCGGAATCGTGAGTGGAGGGGAATGACGGGGGAGACAGGGACAGAGACACGACCGGGGGGAGGGTGGACGGTTTCCGCACACCCACACCACCGTTTCGGCAATTCGGCGCAACACGGACCGGGGGGTGTGGCTCGTAGAAGCGGAGTCGAGTCAGATTGTTGAAACGATTTGGATGGATAGCATATAAGGAAGCGGATGTAGCCTCGATTTCCCATCCAAATTCTGCTCCTGAGTCTCTCTACCCCCACCCTTACTACTACTTACCGTTAACGTTATAAATAATAATAATAGCGATCGGACGACTCTGTTCGGAAGATTCGGGATCTCGGTCCGGTGAGACGCCTGAATTCCTGCATCGACCTCCTCAGGCAGTGATTCTCCCCCCACCCCACCTTCTCCCACGAATTCCCGAAACGGTGGTGTGGGTGTGGTGAGTCCCCCGGTCCAAATTCCAGACGTTCTCGACATTCGTGAAAGTAGGGTTTTAAGTGGCCTGCACGTGTGGTGTCTCGGTAATGACCCAGTTCTCCGAGACCTCGCCGATCTTCAAACGGGAGGAGGTCCTCCGTGAGGAGCACTACCCGGACGAGCTCCCGGAGCGGAAGGGCGAGATGGACGACCTGCACATGTCCCTCGCACCGGCGGCACGGGGTGTCGGAGCGAACAACGTCTTCCTGCACGGGAAGGCTGGTCAAGGGAAGACCGCGGCCGCACAGGCGAAACTGTCCGAGCTACAGCAGCACGCCGAGGAGGAGTCCGACCATCTGAACCTGACGACCTGTTACGTCTCGTGTGAATCTCACGACCTCTCGACCTCCTACAAGGCTGCATCCCGGATCTACCAGGAGCTCACCGGTGAGACGAGACCGACGGGGTACGCCACGGACGTGGTCATGGACATGATGTTCGAGGCGATGAACGACATCGGCGGCACGATTATCATCGTCCTCGATGAGATCGACACGCTCGGCGACGACGACCGCATCCTCTACAGTCTTCCCCGGGCACGGGCCCAGGGGTACGTCGGCGACCACGTCTTCCCGAGTATCATCGGTATCAGTAACGACCTCCAGTGGCGCGACAACCTCAGCCCGAAGGTGAAGAGTTCGCTGTACGACGACTCCGTGTTGTTCTCGCCGTACGACGCGACCCAGCTCCAGCAGATCCTCCGTCGGCGGGCTGCCAAGGCGTTCCGCGATACGGAGCTCGTTCCCGTCGACGGAGCAGCTCTTCCGCCGGACGCCGACGGTGATAGCGAGCCAGCAGAGTCGTCGACACCGTCACAGACTGCACCGGACGACGATACGGCAGAAGAACAGCAGACTCACGACGAGACACCTGTCGAAGGACCCACCGTCTCGGAGGACTCAGAGACCGAGGAACTGACGGATGAGCAGTCCGACAGCCCGCTGGCGGGGACACCGATCCAGGTCGACAACTCGGGGCAGGAGTACATCTTTCGGAGCGGGATACTCACCGACGACGTCATCCCGCTCATCGCCGCACTGTCTGCACAGGACACCGGCGACGCCCGGCAGGCGATCAAGTACCTCCGGAAGGCGGGCGAGTTGGCCGACAAGAGCGACGAGCCGATGGTCACCGCCGAGCACGCTCGCGAGGCGCAGGCGCTCGTCGAGCGGGAGGCGGTCGTGGAGGCGATGCGGGAGATGACCACGCAGGCACATCTCGCACTCGCGGCCCTCACCGCGCTCGAGCTCTCGGGAGACGCCCCGGTCCGCGCGAAGCCCATCTACGGCGTGTACAAGAGCATCGCTTCGGAGGTCGACGCGGACAAACTCGGGCAGCGCCGGTTCAAGGACCACCTCCGCGAACTGGATATGCAGGGTATCGCCGACGGGGAGAAGGTTGCAGCCGGTTCGATCGGCGGGCCGGCCTGGCAGTACCAGCTTCAGGTGGACACGGAGATCGCCGTCGAGGTGCTGAAGGACACGACGCGCGTGGCGAACATCAACTTCAAGACCATCGGCGACGACCGCTCGCTCCCCTGAGCGGTCGGTCGAGTGGCGTCGGCCCGAGCCCATTCCCCGGGACACCCCCACCACCGTTTCGAGAATTATAGCGAGCCCGTCGGTGGGTTCTTGATCCGCTTCCGTTCCAGCGACGGTGCGTGTCGGGCCTCCAGAGTCGACACCGGTATTTGAACTTCGGGGTCGGCACAGGTATTTAACGTCGTGTACGTCGAATCGGCAGACGATAACGATGTACGACACAGTCCTCGTTCCGACGGACGGCAGCGACCACGCCCTGCGCGCAGCGGAACACGGTCGGTATCTGGCCGACCTGTTCGACGCGACGGTTCACGTCGTCTCGGTCATCGACGAGACGGCGGGTACCGGGCCGTTTGGTCTGGCGGGCGATGATGCGGAAGCCGCCAACCGACTCGAAGCCGAGGCGGAGGCTGCGATAGACACAGTGGTCGGGGTGATGGACGAGTCGTTCGAGATCCAGCGGGAGGTGCTTCGAGGGACACCGGCCGAGGCGATCCTCGGCTACGCCGACGACCACGGGATAGACTTCCTCGCGATGGGGACCCACGGTCGAACCGGAGTCCAAAGGTACGTCACCGGCAGCGTGACTGAGTCAGTCGTGCGCCACGCGAGGGCACCGGTACTCACGGTTCGGTCGGTCGAGGAGAGCCGTGTCGAGGGCTCGTACGACGAGGTGTTGCTCCCGACCGACGGTAGCGAGGAGGCTGGCGGGGCGATCGAACACGGCCTCAGAATCGCGGAGTTCGCCGACGCACGGGTACACGTCGTGAACGTCGTCGACGTCGTCGGGCTCGGTGCGAGTCCGGAGTACACGATGCCGACCAGCGTGCTCGAGGACCTGGAATCCGCCGGAGAATCGGCGACGGAAGACATCGCGAAGCGGGCGAGAGACACCGGGCTCGAAGCCACGACCACGGTGCGTCATGGCTCACCTGCCAGGGAACTCCTCGACTACACGACGGAGTTCGACATCGACCTCGTCGCGATGGGAACCGCCGGGCGGTCGGGGATCGGGAGGTTCCTCCTCGGAAGCACGACCGAACGAATCATGCGGCACGCGGATGTCCCGGTGGTGGCGGTGAACGCCGGCGAGTCCCCGACTGAATGATCGAGCGAGAGGTCGACTGAGTGACCGAGCGAGAGGCCGATTGAATGATCGAGTGAAAGCCCGGTGAGAGACCGGACTGCCGCACCTGGAACCTATTAACCAACACACCGGTTGCGTTGGTTAAGGCATGCCACGCAGGCACTGCTGCGTCCACATCCTGCATCCCACCATCCCCCGCCTCGCGCTCCTCATCCGCTTTCCGACGCTCCTACCCGCTCGCTCCTACTTCGGCCCGACGAGCTCGTCCGCGACAGCAGCGAGTGACTCGACGTGGAGGTCCGGCGACGGCCCGAACGGTTCCCAGGGCCTTCCCTGGCGGTTGACCCACGCGGCCTGCATTCCGGCGTGAACGGCTCCGAAGACGTCGAACCAGCCGGCGGTCACGTGCAGGATCTCCTCGACCGGTGTCCCGGTCCGTTCGGCAGCGTGTCGGTACAGTGTGGCATCCGGTTTGAAGGTCGCCACCTCGTCGGCACTGATGCTGTCGACCACCAGATCCCCGATGGCCGCGTGCTCGACCATCGACTGCAGCATCTCGGGGTCACCGTTCGAGAGCACGAACGTCGGGACGCCGGCGTCGTGCAGGCGCTCGATGCTCTCGACGACGTCCTCGAACACCTCGAGCTCGTGGTAGACCGCGAGAATCTCGTCCCGTTCGTCCGTGTCGAGATGCACCTCGTTCGCGAGGAGTGCGTACTCCAGTGCATCCCGAAGGATGTCGTAGAACCGGACGTAACCGTCGATCTGGTTCGCGACGAACGTGTACGCCAGCGACCGCGAGCGCCACAGCCGGGAGACGGGCTCCGGGTCCGGAACCCGGTCGGCCAGTGCGTCAGTTGCCGCGGTCACGTCGACGAGGGTTCCGTAGGAGTCGAACGTGACCGTCGTCACGTCGGATGGGTCGAGCGACATACGTGGCACACTCGTGGTAGAATCGTATAGCTGCCGGGGTGTCGTGCGGAGGGGCGACCAAACCGACGACGGCGGTTACCTCGACTACACTCGAACAGTTACAAGCCAGGGGGCCGAGGGTTCCGGTATGACCGACCCGTTCGTGATTATCGGCGGCGACGCGGCAGGACTGAGCGCGGCCAGCAAACACCGGCGAGAGAACCCCGACCGGGAGGTGATCGTCTTCGAGAAGGGTCGCTGGGTCTCCTACGCCGCCTGCGGAATGCCGTACTACGTGAAGGGAGAGGTGGAGTCGCTGATGGACATGCTGTCGTTGACACCGGAGAAGGCGGCGGAACGGGGTATCGACCTCCGTCGAGAACACGAGGTCGTCGGCGTGGACACCGACGCGGGCAGCGTCACCGTCGAGGGTCCCGACGGACGGTTCGAACAACAGTACGGTGATCTACTGGTGGCGACCGGCGCGCGTGCCGTCTCCGAACCCATCGAAGGTGCCCGACTCGAAGGTGCGTTCACGATCCACAGCATGGACAGCGCGGCGGCAGTACGGGCCTTCCTCACCGACCCCGAGAGCCCCGAGTTCGCGGAGCCGGACGTTCCGTACGTGGACACGGACCTCGTGGAGCGATTCCTGGCGAGAGAGCCCCCGGAGACGGCTGCCATCGTGGGTGGCGGCTACGTGGGCGTGGAGATGGCGGAGGCGTTCGCCGCACACGACCTCGACGTCCACCTGTTCCAGCGGCCGGATCAGCTCCTGGAGCCGTTCGGGGAGGCTGTCGGCGACGAGGTCGCAGAGACGCTCCGAGAGGAGGGCGTGAACCTGCACCTCGGCGAGGAGGTCGAGCGGCTCGAATCCGACGGCGATGGGGCTGTTGGCACGGTCCGTTCGTCCGTCGGGACGGTCGACGCCGACCTGGTCGTCGTCGGTATCGGTGTCCGGCCGAACAGCGGGCTCGTAGCCAACACGCGAGTGGAACTCGGGGTGTCCGGTGCCATCGCGACCAACCGGTACGGCGAGACGAGCGTCGAGGGGGTGTACGCCGCCGGTGACTGTGCGGAGATGCGCCACACCGTCACGGGGAGTCCGGACTGGGTCCCACTGGGCCTGACGGCGAACCGGGCCGGGCGCGCGGTCGGCCAGACCGTCGCCGGCGACCCGACGCCGGTCGGTGCCATCTCGGGCACGGCGGTCGTCAAAGCGTTCGAACTGGAGTGTGGCCGCACGGGGCTGGTCGACCACGAACGCGCTCGCGAGGCGGGGTTCGACCCGGTCTCGGAGACCGTGACCGCGGGCTCGCGGTCGGGCTACTACCCCGGGGCTGCGGAGACGACGGTCACACTGACTGCCGACCGCGGCACCGGCAAGCTCCTCGGCGGAACCATCGTGGGAACGGACCGGGCGGCGATCCGTATCGACACCGTCGCGACGGCACTGGAAAACGGGATGACCGTCGGTGAGCTGGAGCGAACGGACCTCGCGTACGCGCCACCGTTCAGCCCTGTCTGGGACCCCGTCCTCGTCGCGGCGAAGGTACTGAACGGCACGCTCGAGGACTGAGCTGAAGTGCCGGGACAGGAAGGACTGTATCCCTCTCGGGACGCCGTAGAGGCGGGCGTCACTCGGACGGTTCGGTCAGGTGTTCGAGCCCCCAGTCCCGCATCGAGACGATCACCGGCTCGAGTGACTCGCCGTGTTCGGTCAGCGAGTACTGGACGCGGAACGGTTTCTCGCTGACGATATCGCGGTCCACCAGCCCCTTCTCCTCGAGGTTCTCCAGGCTGTCGGAGAGCACCTTCGAGGAGATCCCGTCGACGTTGGTCTTGAGCTCGTTGAACCCGCTCGGTCCGTGCTCGAGGAGCCGGTGCACGATGACTGGATGCCACTTCCGTCCGATGAGCGAGGCGGTCGTGGTCACCGGACACCAATCCTCGCCGGCACACCAGACCTCGAGCTCGTCGACAGCATCGCCGTCCACGGAGTTGTCGGTCATACGGGCCTCATCTCGGGGATCGGTCTTAATAGTGAGCTATCGAAAGTCCATTTCCGAGGGTAACCACCGTCGGAGCGGACGAAGACCAGGCAACATCTTGTCCGTCTCCTCGAACGAGACGGAGGATTCGATGGTCCCGTCGATACCGTCGACGACCACCTTTCCACTAGTGCGGTGCCTCTGTCCCGCGATGCTCGACGGGCTCGGCGTTCGATTCCTGTCGCTGATCCTGGCGCGCCTCAGAAGTCCTGCCCTGGACACTTACCAGAGTACGGCTGCATTACTCCACGAGAACAGTCGGTAGAACCGGATTAATCGGGTAATCCCGTCCTACAACACGAACGACCGTGTCCTACTGCAACTGGTCGGTAAGCGTTCGCAGCACTCGGCAACTGGTCCCGAAAGAGACGCTACGTCGGGGATAGACGTGTGTTCCCGGTCCAGAGTGGTAACTACGCTTATGGGCGTAATCCCAAATTACTGGCTCGATGTCCGAAGAACCGCCCGACGATTCAACAGGTAACGACCTCTTACCCGGGGATTCGGGGCACGAGTCCCGGGTCCGCCGCCGGTCGTTCCTCACGGCTTTGGCCACGGCGAGTGCGGGACTCGTCGCGGGCTGTAGCGAGACAGGAGACTCCACTGGACCGACGTCTTCGCCGCCCGAGACGACCCACGGGTACGGGGGCGTTCCGACCACGGAGCGACCATCCTCGACGCGAACGACACCGACCCCGACGACGACCACCGGGCCGGGTGGCGACGGCACGACCGAACCGGGGACCACGCCGCCCGAAACCACGACGCCGGGGGACGGGAGCACCGGTTCCGGCGGGTCGAACGGTGGCGGCGGTGGTGGCGGCTCCGGCGACGGTGACGCCACGGGGACGCCAGCGGTGCCGACTGTCGAGAACGGCGAAGCGGTCACGCGCCGACTCGGACGTGGCGAGACGGCCTGGGTCGCACTTGGCTCCACCGCACCGGCGTCCCTCGTGGCGTCCGCACGGCGCACGGATGGGACCGAGGCCTTCGCGGTGACGCTGTACGGTCCCGATGGCTCGCTTCTCGCCCACGAGTTCGTCGACGGCGCGTCGACGACGCTCCGCGCACGCGCCGAACAGACCGGAGCACAGCACTGCCGGCTCTCGAACCTCGGCACGACCGAGATCGAGTGCGTGGTCGCCGTCGAGACCTCCAACCCCCGACCGCTCACGGGAGGCGAGAGCGACGAGAGCGGGGATGATGGCTCCTTCGAGGTGACGAGCCTCCAGACCGATGGCTCGGTCACGGAGACGGTGCCGCCCCGGGGAACGGGCTGGTACCGGGTCGACTTCGACGCGGACGTACTCGCGAGCATCACGGCGAACTCGTCGGCCGCGGACGGGAGTTTCGCGCTGTCGCTGTACGAGCCCGACGGCGGGCTGCTCGACCATCGCAGCACCGCGAACGGTGAACTGGCGGTCGAGGTGCCGACGACCGCCGCGGGCGGCCATCTCGTCCGGCTCTCGAACACGAGTACCGAGTCGCTCCCGGTTCGGGTCGCGGCGAGTTCCGAGCGACCGGACGACGGCGGGGAGCCCGAGCCGACGACCACGTCGGAACCGACCACGACGACCACCTCGGAACCGACCACGACGGCGGCACCGACGACGACCACGACCACTGCCGCCCCCACGACGACTGCAACGACCACCACGACCACCACGACCAGCGATGAGTCAGGCGACGACGGCGGACTCGCCCAGCTCGGCTACGGAATGGGCGGCTACGGTGGGGCGTCGAACTGACAGACTAACCAAGACACACAGACACCTACGATGACAGACTACCACGGCTACAACACCCCCTCGCAGGGGACGACGGACTGGCACGTACCGATCAACGAGAACTTCGACCGACTGGACACGGACGTCACCGTCTGGGACAGCGCCGGCAACCGAGGAGCCTACACTCCGAAGGACGGTGCGCACTTCGTCGCGGAGGACACCGGCGCAGTGTACCGCGGTGACGGCAGCTCGTGGACCCAGATCGGCTCGATCGCGGAGAGCGACACCGGCGACGCACCGGGGTCCGCCTACTACAACAAGGTGACCTCCTGGGGCGACCTCCAGGGAGCTATCGACGCGGCCCACGAAGCAGGCGGCGGCACCGTCCTGCTCGCTGCCGGCGAGTACGGCCCGCTCGGCGTCGACGACCAGATAACGATGAAAGGTAACGTTACCCTTCGCGGTGAAGGTCCAGGCGTCACGCACATCGTGTATGAGGGTGGGGACGACTCGCTCATCGGCGACAGACAGGAGGCAGACTCGGACATGGTCCTCGGCGACCTCTCCGTCGCCGGCAACGGCGTCGCCGACGGCGCCATCCACTGGGGCTACGGCAACGACGACGGCGTCTACAACGAGCGCAACTACATCGAGAACGTCCATGTCACCCAGTGCGCGAACGGCGGCGTCGGCTTCCGGCACGTCCACGACGGCGCGTTCCGCGAC
The DNA window shown above is from Haloarchaeobius litoreus and carries:
- a CDS encoding HTH domain-containing protein — protein: MSNQIDTRLDTGSLTVELFVCASMYGTYEKQNDIIHRIDRLADRGVVDEFDRYTWARELSPAAEDTWCEFAREKYEEFTRWAELSNRTLEPAFTRRSVSNDFVGEHYEVIQFPILSIAVYAGDRLVRLSPSVDADGVAYTVGDCLSELEQLAEQQVRQPQHVPGP
- a CDS encoding Cdc6/Cdc18 family protein is translated as MTQFSETSPIFKREEVLREEHYPDELPERKGEMDDLHMSLAPAARGVGANNVFLHGKAGQGKTAAAQAKLSELQQHAEEESDHLNLTTCYVSCESHDLSTSYKAASRIYQELTGETRPTGYATDVVMDMMFEAMNDIGGTIIIVLDEIDTLGDDDRILYSLPRARAQGYVGDHVFPSIIGISNDLQWRDNLSPKVKSSLYDDSVLFSPYDATQLQQILRRRAAKAFRDTELVPVDGAALPPDADGDSEPAESSTPSQTAPDDDTAEEQQTHDETPVEGPTVSEDSETEELTDEQSDSPLAGTPIQVDNSGQEYIFRSGILTDDVIPLIAALSAQDTGDARQAIKYLRKAGELADKSDEPMVTAEHAREAQALVEREAVVEAMREMTTQAHLALAALTALELSGDAPVRAKPIYGVYKSIASEVDADKLGQRRFKDHLRELDMQGIADGEKVAAGSIGGPAWQYQLQVDTEIAVEVLKDTTRVANINFKTIGDDRSLP
- a CDS encoding universal stress protein; its protein translation is MYDTVLVPTDGSDHALRAAEHGRYLADLFDATVHVVSVIDETAGTGPFGLAGDDAEAANRLEAEAEAAIDTVVGVMDESFEIQREVLRGTPAEAILGYADDHGIDFLAMGTHGRTGVQRYVTGSVTESVVRHARAPVLTVRSVEESRVEGSYDEVLLPTDGSEEAGGAIEHGLRIAEFADARVHVVNVVDVVGLGASPEYTMPTSVLEDLESAGESATEDIAKRARDTGLEATTTVRHGSPARELLDYTTEFDIDLVAMGTAGRSGIGRFLLGSTTERIMRHADVPVVAVNAGESPTE
- a CDS encoding haloacid dehalogenase type II; the encoded protein is MSLDPSDVTTVTFDSYGTLVDVTAATDALADRVPDPEPVSRLWRSRSLAYTFVANQIDGYVRFYDILRDALEYALLANEVHLDTDERDEILAVYHELEVFEDVVESIERLHDAGVPTFVLSNGDPEMLQSMVEHAAIGDLVVDSISADEVATFKPDATLYRHAAERTGTPVEEILHVTAGWFDVFGAVHAGMQAAWVNRQGRPWEPFGPSPDLHVESLAAVADELVGPK
- a CDS encoding FAD-dependent oxidoreductase translates to MTDPFVIIGGDAAGLSAASKHRRENPDREVIVFEKGRWVSYAACGMPYYVKGEVESLMDMLSLTPEKAAERGIDLRREHEVVGVDTDAGSVTVEGPDGRFEQQYGDLLVATGARAVSEPIEGARLEGAFTIHSMDSAAAVRAFLTDPESPEFAEPDVPYVDTDLVERFLAREPPETAAIVGGGYVGVEMAEAFAAHDLDVHLFQRPDQLLEPFGEAVGDEVAETLREEGVNLHLGEEVERLESDGDGAVGTVRSSVGTVDADLVVVGIGVRPNSGLVANTRVELGVSGAIATNRYGETSVEGVYAAGDCAEMRHTVTGSPDWVPLGLTANRAGRAVGQTVAGDPTPVGAISGTAVVKAFELECGRTGLVDHERAREAGFDPVSETVTAGSRSGYYPGAAETTVTLTADRGTGKLLGGTIVGTDRAAIRIDTVATALENGMTVGELERTDLAYAPPFSPVWDPVLVAAKVLNGTLED
- a CDS encoding winged helix-turn-helix transcriptional regulator, whose product is MTDNSVDGDAVDELEVWCAGEDWCPVTTTASLIGRKWHPVIVHRLLEHGPSGFNELKTNVDGISSKVLSDSLENLEEKGLVDRDIVSEKPFRVQYSLTEHGESLEPVIVSMRDWGLEHLTEPSE